Proteins encoded together in one Musa acuminata AAA Group cultivar baxijiao chromosome BXJ3-6, Cavendish_Baxijiao_AAA, whole genome shotgun sequence window:
- the LOC103987997 gene encoding diacylglycerol kinase 1 translates to MDAFEESFWWGKHSSGMAEFWSSLGVYLISAFIGILSLVYLLTVWRRTLSLNWMKAIARTRKRRKAKHKVPGVAHSWSAESGSHAKGLKCCVCLEDVVPPQPLGQMMTTNSSVYLCDVCGAAAHLACSSKAHQDCKCVSMIGYKHVIHQWTVQWTEAADQTEETPCCSYCEEPCSGSFLSGSPVWCCMWCQHPVHVDCHINMANETGDICDLGPFRRLILSPLFVKDLSKTEKSGFLSSITHGANELASTVRGHIMNQTKKYKHDMEISVDSADNNSTNGSSKDSIADSHSVSKGSLGNGEHCNGVTEAGNRHQGGDSDHEDVMKAEPRRSASFTKKKDYHNLVNNQKYEFVDIPSDARPLLVFINKKSGAQRGDSLRRRLHILLNPVQVFELSSTNGPEAGLSLFRKVPHFRILVCGGDGTVGWVLDAIDKQNYESPPPVAILPAGTGNDLARVLSWGGGLGAIQRQGGLCTVLHHIEHAAVTILDRWKITIEDLQSKHVHPPKFMNNYLGIGCDAKVALDIHNLREENPEKFFNQFLNKMLYAREGAKNIMDRTFADLPWQIRLEVDGVEIEVPEDAEGILVANIGSYMGGVDLWQNEEDNNDNFDPQSMHDKMIEVVSISGTWHLGTLQVGLSRARRLAQGQLIKIQLFVPFPVQVDGEPWIQQPCTLAISHHGQAFMLKRVSEEPLGHAAAIITDVLENAESSHVITASQKRALLQEMALRLS, encoded by the exons ATGGATGCTTTTGAAGAGAGCTTTTGGTGGGGTAAACATTCTTCTGGTATGGCAGAGTTCTGGAGTTCTCTTGGTGTCTATTTAATATCTGCATTTATTGGGATTTTGTCTTTGGTTTACTTGTTGACCGTATGGCGGCGGACTCTCAGTTTAAACTGGATGAAGGCTATAGCCAGGACAAGGAAGCGTAGAAAAGCAAAGCATAAGGTTCCAGGTGTTGCTCATAGTTGGAGCGCAGAATCTGGTTCTCATGCGAAAGGTCTAAAATGTTGTGTGTGCTTGGAGGATGTGGTACCACCTCAACCTCTTGGACAGATGATGACTACGAATAGTTCAGTATACCTGTGTGATGTTTGTGGCGCTGCTGCACACTTGGCATGCTCTTCAAAGGCACACCAAGATTGCAAATGTGTCTCCATGATAGGTTATAAACATGTAATCCACCAATGGACTGTACAATGGACAGAAGCAGCTGATCAAACTGAAGAAACTCCTTGCTGCAGTTATTGTGAAGAGCCTTGCAGTGGATCTTTTCTTAGTGGCTCTCCAGTTTGGTGTTGTATGTGGTGCCAACACCCCGTACATGTGGATTGTCACATAAATATGGCTAATGAAACAGGTGATATTTGTGACCTAGGACCATTTAGGCGCCTTATCTTGTCACCACTCTTTGTGAAGGACTTGAGCAAGACTGAAAAAAGTGGTTTCCTGAGCTCTATAACACATGGGGCAAATGAACTGGCATCTACTGTACGGGGACATATTATGAATCAGACTAAAAAGTACAAGCATGACATGGAAATTTCTGTTGATTCTGCTGATAACAATAGTACAAATGGCTCATCTAAGGATAGCATAGCAGATTCTCACTCAGTGTCTAAGGGCTCCCTTGGTAATGGTGAACATTGTAATGGAGTCACTGAAGCTGGGAATCGCCATCAAGGTGGTGATAGTGATCATGAAGATGTGATGAAGGCGGAGCCGAGAAGAAGTGCCTCATTtactaaaaaaaaagattatcataATCTGGTGAACAACCAAAAATATGAATTCGTCGACATACCTTCTGATGCCAGACCACTACTTGTTTTCATTAATAAGAAAAGTGGTGCACAACGTGGTGACTCATTGAGACGTAGGCTGCACATTCTTTTGAACCCTGTACAG GTCTTTGAGTTGAGTTCGACAAATGGGCCAGAGGCAGGATTATCTTTATTCAGAAAGGTACCCCACTTTAGGATACTTGTATGTGGTGGAGATGGTACAGTTGGTTGGGTGCTTGATGCCATAGACAAACAAAACTATGAATCACCTCCACCTGTTGCAATTCTTCCAGCTGGCACAGGCAATGATCTTGCAAGAGTTTTGTCCTGGGGAGGTGGTCTTGGGGCTATCCAAAGACAAGGAGGTCTATGCACAGTTTTGCACCACATAGAGCATGCTGCAGTCACCATTCTTGATAGGTGGAAGATAACAATAGAAGATTTGCAATCTAAGCATGTCCATCCCCCGAAATTTATGAATAACTATCTAG GGATTGGATGTGATGCAAAGGTTGCCCTAGACATTCATAATCTTCGTGAAGAAAACCCTGAAAAGTTTTTCAATCAG TTCCTAAATAAGATGCTTTATGCAAGAGAAGGTGCAAAGAACATCATGGACAGGACATTCGCAGACCTACCTTGGCAGATCAGATTAGAGGTTGATGGAGTTGAAATAGAGGTTCCTGAG GACGCAGAAGGAATACTTGTTGCAAACATTGGAAGTTATATGGGAGGTGTTGACTTATGGCAAAATGAGGAGGACAACAATGACAATTTTGATCCTCAGTCAATGCATGACAAGATGATAGAAGTTGTCAGTATCAGCGGGACTTGGCATCTGGGGACGCTTCAG GTTGGGCTTTCTCGAGCTCGGAGACTAGCACAAGGCCAGCTAATTAAGATTCAGTTATTTGTTCCATTCCCTGTTCAAGTTGATGGGGAGCCTTGGATTCAGCAGCCATGCACATTAGCAATATCTCATCATGGCCAG GCTTTCATGTTGAAGAGAGTATCAGAGGAGCCGCTTGGTCATGCCGCTGCAATAATAACCGATGTGCTAGAGAATGCTGAAAGCAGCCATGTGATCACTGCCTCACAGAAACGGGCCCTTCTACAGGAGATGGCACTAAGGCTTTCATAG
- the LOC103987998 gene encoding formin-like protein 5 — protein sequence MDYSRRWAEPQAPPQPPPTYHHPESHLYSAPPPQPVPQHLLPHPVAYYPYPNPHPNPYPPGDPETAVRPDAHASHHRIPADPYASRLYATRGVHDGLHPVPYPYPGQESPPAVPGPIHRPFPVDPYVGGYYAPRGGHEVLHPASCSYRGGEGPAGVSGVSLYYHGRGGSEQHGFAVEAIHPFPGANPLGHSAGQPQFSTELEHPIPSHMQFPDWNMAMHPTSKLTKKRTLKDQKWTTKVVQSAYCEVCKINCDTQEVLMIHKQGKKHQKNLQKLQESVTAKEKEEPIAAVEKETSIVEEEKYVGEQKRKRGALATTEELEEKKRRVLEGGAAAEEVKVCTLCNVVVNSQKVYEYHIAGQKHAAMVKKQQEAKAAAES from the exons ATGGATTACAGCCGTAGGTGGGCCGAACCCCAGGCGCCGCCGCAGCCGCCGCCGACGTACCACCACCCCGAATCCCACCTCTACAGCGCACCGCCGCCGCAGCCGGTCCCGCAGCATCTCCTTCCCCACCCCGTCGCTTACTATCCCTATCCTAATCCTCACCCCAACCCTTATCCTCCTGGCGATCCTGAGACCGCAGTCAGACCTGACGCCCATGCCAGTCACCACCGGATCCCCGCCGATCCCTATGCCAGTCGCCTCTACGCAACCCGTGGTGTGCACGACGGCCTTCACCCGGTGCCCTACCCTTATCCTGGACAAGAAAGTCCGCCGGCGGTTCCCGGGCCCATCCACCGCCCGTTCCCGGTAGATCCCTATGTCGGTGGCTACTACGCTCCCCGCGGTGGGCACGAGGTCCTTCACCCGGCATCCTGCTCATATCGCGGAGGAGAAGGTCCGGCGGGGGTTTCCGGGGTGTCGTTGTACTACCACGGTCGTGGTGGTAGCGAACAACATGGATTCGCGGTGGAGGCGATTCATCCATTCCCCGGCGCTAATCCACTCGGTCATAGCGCT GGTCAACCACAATTTTCTACGGAACTGGAACACCCAATTCCATCCCATATGCAATTCCCAGATTGGAACATGGCAATGCATCCTACCTCTAAACTAACAAAGAAAAGGACCCTGAAAGACCAGAAGTGGACCACCAAAGTAGTGCAATCAGCATATTGTGAAGTTTGTAAGATCAACTGCGACACTCAGGAAGTCCTGATGATACATAAACAGGGGAAAAAGCATCAGAAAAATCTGCAGAAGCTACAAGAGTCTGTTACagcaaaggaaaaagaagaaccTATAGCCGCTGTGGAGAAGGAAACATCCATTGTTGAGGAAGAAAAATATGTAGgtgaacaaaaaaggaaaagaggtGCTCTAGCAACAACTGAGGAGTTGGAGGAGAAAAAGCGCAGGGTTCTCGAGGGAGGGGCAGCAGCAGAAGAGGTGAAGGTTTGCACCCTTTGTAATGTAGTGGTCAACAGTCAGAAAGTATATGAATATCACATTGCGGGGCAGAAACATGCAGCCATGGTGAAGAAACAGCAAGAAGCAAAAGCTGCGGCCGAGAGTTGA